In the Pithys albifrons albifrons isolate INPA30051 chromosome 3, PitAlb_v1, whole genome shotgun sequence genome, one interval contains:
- the CREBL2 gene encoding cAMP-responsive element-binding protein-like 2 isoform X2: protein MLFPLQVVGGKVKKPGKRGRKPAKIDLKAKLERSRQSARECRARKKLRYQYLEELVSSRERAICALREELEMYKQWCMAMDQGKIPSEIKALLTGEEQGKGQQNSTKLAKAVKIEANSSSP, encoded by the exons ATGCTCTTCCCATTGCAG GTGGTTGGAGGCAAGGTAAAGAAACCAGGCAAACGAGGTCGTAAACCAGCCAAAATAGACTTGAAAGCAAAACTTGAAAGAAGTCGTCAGAGTGCAAGAGAGTGCAGAGCCAGAAAGAAGCTGAGGTACCAGTACCTGGAAGAGCTGGTTTCAAGTAGAGAGCGAGCCATCTGTGCTCTCAGAGAAGAGCTTGAAATG TACAAGCAGTGGTGCATGGCCATGGACCAAGGGAAAATCCCCTCTGAAATAAAAGCCCTGCTAACTGGAGAGGAGCAAGGCAAAGGACAGCAGAACTCAACCAAACTTGCCAAGGCTGTGAAGATagaagcaaacagcagcagtcCCT ga
- the CREBL2 gene encoding cAMP-responsive element-binding protein-like 2 isoform X1 encodes MEPLERVWQKASKMMKGLEHLSCEEKAMTIYPGEENAQEISSVVGGKVKKPGKRGRKPAKIDLKAKLERSRQSARECRARKKLRYQYLEELVSSRERAICALREELEMYKQWCMAMDQGKIPSEIKALLTGEEQGKGQQNSTKLAKAVKIEANSSSP; translated from the exons ATGGAGCCATTGGAGAGAGTCTGGCAAAAGGCATCTaagatgatgaagggactggagcatctctcctgtgaagaaaagGCCATGACCATctatcctggagaagagaacgCTCAAGAGATCTCATCA GTGGTTGGAGGCAAGGTAAAGAAACCAGGCAAACGAGGTCGTAAACCAGCCAAAATAGACTTGAAAGCAAAACTTGAAAGAAGTCGTCAGAGTGCAAGAGAGTGCAGAGCCAGAAAGAAGCTGAGGTACCAGTACCTGGAAGAGCTGGTTTCAAGTAGAGAGCGAGCCATCTGTGCTCTCAGAGAAGAGCTTGAAATG TACAAGCAGTGGTGCATGGCCATGGACCAAGGGAAAATCCCCTCTGAAATAAAAGCCCTGCTAACTGGAGAGGAGCAAGGCAAAGGACAGCAGAACTCAACCAAACTTGCCAAGGCTGTGAAGATagaagcaaacagcagcagtcCCT ga
- the CREBL2 gene encoding cAMP-responsive element-binding protein-like 2 isoform X3 produces the protein MDDSKVVGGKVKKPGKRGRKPAKIDLKAKLERSRQSARECRARKKLRYQYLEELVSSRERAICALREELEMYKQWCMAMDQGKIPSEIKALLTGEEQGKGQQNSTKLAKAVKIEANSSSP, from the exons ATGGATGACAGCAAG GTGGTTGGAGGCAAGGTAAAGAAACCAGGCAAACGAGGTCGTAAACCAGCCAAAATAGACTTGAAAGCAAAACTTGAAAGAAGTCGTCAGAGTGCAAGAGAGTGCAGAGCCAGAAAGAAGCTGAGGTACCAGTACCTGGAAGAGCTGGTTTCAAGTAGAGAGCGAGCCATCTGTGCTCTCAGAGAAGAGCTTGAAATG TACAAGCAGTGGTGCATGGCCATGGACCAAGGGAAAATCCCCTCTGAAATAAAAGCCCTGCTAACTGGAGAGGAGCAAGGCAAAGGACAGCAGAACTCAACCAAACTTGCCAAGGCTGTGAAGATagaagcaaacagcagcagtcCCT ga